A portion of the Pithys albifrons albifrons isolate INPA30051 chromosome 1, PitAlb_v1, whole genome shotgun sequence genome contains these proteins:
- the SPRY2 gene encoding protein sprouty homolog 2 yields METRVQHSSGSQPLLQARRDSGRPHGEPDLRDVLMQQVHVLSLDQIRAIRNTNEYTEGPTVAPRPGVKSAPRLATQPKNERPHGLPEHRHFSRIQHTQTHTSSRAPLSRSISTVSTGSRSSTRTSTSSNSSEQRLLGSSSGPVADGIVRMQPKSELKSSELKPLSKEDLEAHSYRCEDCGKCKCKECTYPRTLPSCWICDKQCLCSAQNVVDYGTCVCCVKGLFYHCSNDDEDNCADNPCSCSQSHCCTRWSAMGVVSLFLPCLWCYLPAKGCLKLCQGCYDRVNRPGCRCKHSNTVCCKVPSIPPRNFEKPT; encoded by the coding sequence ATGGAGACAAGAGTTCAGCACAGCAGTGGGTCACAGCCCTTACTACAGGCTCGGCGTGACAGTGGGAGACCGCATGGGGAGCCTGACCTGCGAGATGTCCTGATGCAGCAGGTTCATGTCTTGTCATTGGACCAGATCAGAGCCATCCGGAACACGAATGAATACACAGAGGGACCTACGGTGGCTCCACGGCCAGGGGTCAAGTCCGCTCCTCGGCTAGCAACCCAACCCAAAAATGAAAGGCCCCATGGCTTGCCCGAGCATCGTCATTTTAGCCGGATtcagcacacacaaacacatacatCTTCTCGGGCACCTCTGTCCCGATCTATCAGCACGGTCAGCACAGGTTCACGGAGCAGTACGAGGACAAGTACGAGCAGTAATTCATCTGAACAAAGACTTCTAGGATCATCTTCAGGGCCAGTTGCTGACGGGATAGTCCGAATGCAGCCCAAGTCTGAGCTCAAGTCGAGCGAGCTGAAGCCACTGAGCAAAGAAGACTTGGAAGCACACAGCTACAGGTGTGAGGACTGTGGAAAGTGTAAGTGTAAGGAGTGCACATATCCAAGGACCCTCCCCTCATGCTGGATCTGTGACAAGCAGTGTCTTTGCTCAGCCCAGAATGTAGTTGATTATGGGACTTGTGTTTGCTGCGTGAAGGGCCTCTTCTATCACTGCTCTAATGATGACGAGGACAACTGTGCTGACAACCCCTGCTCCTGCAGTCAGTCACATTGCTGCACTAGGTGGTCCGCCATGGGTGTAGTGTCCCTTTTTCTGCCTTGCTTGTGGTGTTACCTACCAGCCAAGGGTTGCCTtaagttgtgccagggctgttACGACCGGGTAAATCGGCCTGGGTGCCGCTGTAAACACTCCAACACTGTTTGCTG